The Flavobacterium sp. 20NA77.7 genome includes the window CTAAATTACTTTTATCAAGAAAAGCACATTTAATTTTGCCTACGCATCGCCTATTAGACGCTGCCTCTGAAGTCGCAAAAGGAAAAGCAAAAATTGGTTCAACGCTTAAAGGAATTGGACCAACATATATGGATAAAACAGGTAGAAATGGATTGCGAATTGGCGATATTGAATTAGCCGATTTTCAAGAAAGATACCGTTCTTTAGCCGATAAACATGAAGCCATGATAAAATTCTATGACGTAGATTTACAATACAATTTACGTGAAATGGAAGATGAATTTTTTACGGCTGTTGAAGAATTGAAAAAACTAACTTTTATAGATTCTGAAGAATTCTTAAACAAATCTCTTAAAGAAGGAAAAACCATTTTAGCCGAAGGCGCTCAAGGCTCTTTATTGGATGTAGACTTTGGAACCTATCCTTTTGTTACTTCTTCAAATACAACAGCAGCTGGAGCCTGTACAGGTTTGGGTATTGCACCTAATCGTGTGAAACAAGTTTTTGGTATTTTCAAAGCGTATACAACTCGTGTAGGAAGCGGACCATTCCCTACAGAACTTTTTGACGAAGACGGACAAACCATGGCTAAAGTAGGTAACGAATTTGGTTCTGTTACAGGGCGTGCAAGACGTTGTGGTTGGTTAGACTTAGTAGCTTTAAAATATGCCGTTCAAATCAATGGTGTAACCGAATTATACATGATGAAAGGCGATGTGCTTTCTGGATTTTCAAAATTACAAGTTTGTACCGCTTACAACTATAACGGCGAAATCCTAAAACATTTCCCATACAATATTGAACCCGAAAATGTGGAACCTATTTATACAGAAATGAAAGGATGGCAAGCCGATTTAACAGGTATGACAACGTATGATGAATTACCAACAGAACTAAAAGCCTACATCGAATTCATTGAAAAAGAATTAGAAGTGCCCATTAAAGTAGTATCTGTAGGTCCCGATAGAAAACAAACTATTACACGATAATTCAAAAATCCCACCATGTGTGGGATTTTTAATTTATAAAAAAATCTTAAGAAAAATTGCTTTTACAACATTTTCTTTAAATTTGAACAAAATTTACCATTTTGAAAAAGTACATACTTAACCTATTTAGTCTTTTATTCTTTGGAATAAGCTTTTCACAAGGTGTTATTCTAGAGAAAGAAGTTCTAAATTCAACTCCCGTAGCACCTAATAGTAATCCTAATGCTATTAAAATTTTACATTCTGATTTTATTGATAAAAATCAAGTAGAAATACCAGGTGCCATTATTTTTACAGGTAATGTACAAGTGGAACACAAAGGGGTATTGATTAATTGTAATAAAGCCTATCATTTTACGGATGAAGATTATGTA containing:
- a CDS encoding adenylosuccinate synthase, translated to MTVDLLLGLQWGDEGKGKIVDVLTSKYDIIARFQGGPNAGHTLEFDGIKHVLRTIPSGIFHKNNVNIIGNGVVMDPVVFQKEIEGLQKFNIDIQSKLLLSRKAHLILPTHRLLDAASEVAKGKAKIGSTLKGIGPTYMDKTGRNGLRIGDIELADFQERYRSLADKHEAMIKFYDVDLQYNLREMEDEFFTAVEELKKLTFIDSEEFLNKSLKEGKTILAEGAQGSLLDVDFGTYPFVTSSNTTAAGACTGLGIAPNRVKQVFGIFKAYTTRVGSGPFPTELFDEDGQTMAKVGNEFGSVTGRARRCGWLDLVALKYAVQINGVTELYMMKGDVLSGFSKLQVCTAYNYNGEILKHFPYNIEPENVEPIYTEMKGWQADLTGMTTYDELPTELKAYIEFIEKELEVPIKVVSVGPDRKQTITR